One genomic region from Bacteroidales bacterium encodes:
- a CDS encoding rhomboid family intramembrane serine protease: MMYHQPNPLDNIKRFFKRSSVLRQLIVINIGVFILVSLVNLLYWLLQLPDHPEGMSSISIAAYYLAVPASLPSLLLRPWTLLSYMFLHEGFFHIFFNLMVLYFSGRIFMEYMNDRKLLSIYLLGGLSGAIFYIAAFNIFPVFDETVKYSVALGASASVLAVLVAVSTYVPDYSITLFLFGRVRLKYLALAVIVIDLLSIQSGNAGGHIAHLGGAFWGFMYVTMLKKGNDFSINFGTMNFKKFFKYFTKPVKPTTTGSPNDIQRPITDDEYNYRRKLNQEQIDKILEKISRSGYSSLTKEEKAMLFQSSKKQH; encoded by the coding sequence ATGATGTATCACCAACCCAACCCACTCGACAACATTAAGCGATTTTTCAAACGCTCTTCGGTATTACGCCAGCTTATCGTCATCAACATCGGCGTGTTTATCCTGGTGAGTCTTGTCAATCTGCTGTATTGGCTTTTGCAGCTTCCCGACCACCCCGAAGGCATGAGCAGCATTTCGATAGCTGCCTATTACCTGGCAGTTCCTGCCAGCCTGCCGTCGCTGCTGCTGCGCCCCTGGACGCTGCTCAGTTACATGTTTTTGCACGAAGGCTTTTTTCATATCTTTTTTAATCTGATGGTGCTTTACTTTAGCGGGCGCATCTTTATGGAATACATGAACGACCGCAAGCTTCTGAGCATCTACCTTCTTGGCGGACTGTCCGGAGCCATTTTTTACATCGCTGCCTTCAACATCTTCCCGGTTTTTGACGAAACGGTGAAATACTCCGTTGCTCTGGGCGCCTCGGCCTCGGTGTTGGCAGTGTTGGTGGCGGTATCGACATACGTGCCCGATTATTCGATAACGCTGTTTCTTTTTGGACGTGTCCGGCTGAAATATTTGGCGCTGGCTGTTATTGTCATCGACTTGCTCAGCATACAAAGCGGCAATGCCGGCGGACATATCGCCCATCTGGGAGGAGCTTTCTGGGGATTTATGTATGTAACAATGCTCAAAAAGGGAAACGACTTCTCTATAAATTTTGGAACCATGAACTTCAAAAAGTTTTTCAAATATTTCACCAAACCTGTCAAACCAACTACCACGGGTTCTCCAAATGATATTCAGCGCCCCATTACCGACGACGAATACAACTATCGCCGAAAACTGAACCAGGAGCAAATAGATAAAATTCTCGAAAAGATTTCCCGGTCGGGCTACAGCAGTCTGACCAAAGAGGAAAAAGCCATGCTTTTCCAATCCTCGAAGAAACAACATTAA
- a CDS encoding endonuclease/exonuclease/phosphatase family protein, with translation MAETKSGGKRKWPYRLMLILNLVFVAALLISYLAPFTHPKITTIPAMLALVYPVLWIINVLFTIFWMLRLRWYFLFSLLSLIIGLNIFMRMISISAPTDSEETKADFKILSYNVRLFDQYKWHSDQDYFTRDAVFDFIHSQHPDIVCFQEFFHGNDTYFPTIDPFVAESEAKNYHVGYVKTVGDKKHYGLATFTRFPIVRREEINFEDAVSNSGIFTDVVIKTDTIRVFNFHLESVRFSQADYKFVSEVMDPAATGHSSSSKIIFYKLHKAFLRRARQAAVVRQYISQSPYPVIVCGDFNDTPTSFVYRTISENLRDAFLEAGTGLGTTYAGGIPFLRIDYLLHSPQLKAQHYQKYPVEYSDHYPISCTFSLEEESKQ, from the coding sequence ATGGCAGAAACAAAATCCGGCGGCAAAAGAAAATGGCCTTATCGCCTCATGCTTATCCTCAACCTGGTGTTTGTGGCTGCGCTGCTAATTTCGTATCTCGCACCCTTTACCCATCCCAAAATCACCACCATCCCTGCTATGCTTGCACTGGTGTATCCGGTGCTATGGATCATCAATGTGCTTTTCACCATTTTCTGGATGTTACGGCTGCGCTGGTATTTCTTATTCTCATTGCTTTCGCTAATAATCGGCTTGAACATCTTTATGCGGATGATCAGCATCAGCGCGCCCACCGACAGCGAGGAAACCAAAGCTGATTTTAAAATCCTTTCTTACAACGTCCGGCTTTTCGACCAGTACAAATGGCATAGTGACCAGGACTATTTTACGCGCGATGCTGTTTTTGATTTTATCCATTCGCAGCATCCCGACATTGTATGCTTTCAGGAATTTTTTCATGGCAACGACACCTACTTTCCTACCATCGACCCTTTTGTGGCTGAGAGCGAAGCAAAGAATTATCATGTGGGATATGTAAAAACTGTTGGCGACAAAAAGCATTATGGCCTGGCTACCTTCACGCGCTTTCCGATTGTGCGGCGCGAGGAGATTAATTTTGAAGATGCCGTTTCCAACTCAGGGATTTTTACCGATGTGGTGATAAAAACAGATACCATCCGAGTTTTTAATTTCCATTTGGAATCGGTGCGTTTTTCGCAGGCCGACTACAAATTTGTTTCGGAAGTTATGGATCCGGCAGCCACGGGTCATTCGTCGAGTTCAAAGATCATTTTTTATAAGTTGCACAAAGCCTTTCTGCGGCGTGCACGTCAGGCGGCGGTGGTGCGGCAATACATCAGCCAGTCGCCCTACCCGGTGATTGTTTGCGGCGATTTCAACGACACCCCCACCTCGTTCGTTTATCGCACCATCTCCGAAAACCTTCGGGATGCATTTTTGGAAGCAGGCACCGGGCTGGGAACTACCTACGCCGGCGGCATTCCTTTTCTGCGCATCGACTACCTCCTGCACAGTCCACAACTCAAAGCCCAGCATTACCAAAAATATCCGGTCGAATATTCGGATCATTATCCGATTTCGTGCACTTTTAGTTTGGAAGAAGAAAGTAAGCAGTAA
- a CDS encoding diacylglycerol kinase family protein: MVNPKKKQPFNIRQRISSFGYAFKGLRYLLVTQHNARIHLVATILVIAAAFYFRLAAAEWILLLIVVGMVWAAEAINTALELLIDLVSPQKHPLAGHAKDVAAAAVLITAIIAALVGVILFLPHIINRFFI, encoded by the coding sequence ATGGTAAATCCTAAAAAGAAACAACCTTTTAATATCCGGCAGCGCATCAGCAGCTTTGGCTATGCCTTCAAAGGGTTACGCTATTTGCTGGTAACGCAACACAACGCACGCATTCATCTGGTGGCTACGATTTTGGTCATTGCAGCGGCTTTTTATTTTAGGTTGGCTGCCGCCGAATGGATTTTACTGCTGATCGTCGTCGGAATGGTGTGGGCAGCCGAAGCCATCAACACTGCGCTGGAACTGCTTATCGATTTGGTTTCACCGCAGAAGCATCCGCTGGCCGGACACGCCAAAGATGTTGCCGCAGCAGCAGTGCTTATCACCGCCATTATTGCAGCTTTGGTGGGGGTAATTTTATTTTTACCTCACATTATCAATAGGTTTTTTATCTGA
- the miaA gene encoding tRNA (adenosine(37)-N6)-dimethylallyltransferase MiaA has translation MTTTKALTMTINQKSIHPPVLITIAGPTASNKTKIAIALAQHFNTVILSADSRQFYKELKIGTAAPTAEELATVKHYFAGHLSIHDYYNVSRYEQDVLQLLDELFRKHPIVIMAGGSGLYLDAVCEGIDQLPEPDAALRERINEIYRSQGLVGLQQRLQQLDPEYYEIVDRNNPNRLKRAIEVCLQTGATYTSLRVKKVQPRSFNIIKIGLNLPRAELFDNIHRRTDAMISSGLVEEVRSLLPHRHLNALNTVGYKEIFAFLDGKMTLGEAIDKIKTNTRRYAKRQLTWFQRDTAITWFHPDKVEEMIKFVEGKTQNIQEI, from the coding sequence ATGACGACGACCAAGGCACTGACGATGACTATTAATCAAAAATCTATACATCCCCCTGTACTCATCACAATTGCCGGCCCCACGGCAAGTAACAAAACAAAAATAGCGATAGCGCTGGCGCAACATTTCAATACGGTGATTCTCTCAGCCGATTCCCGACAATTTTATAAAGAGCTGAAAATAGGAACCGCTGCGCCGACTGCCGAAGAACTGGCCACGGTGAAGCATTATTTTGCCGGCCATCTTTCCATCCACGATTATTATAATGTATCGCGTTATGAGCAGGATGTGCTGCAATTGCTTGACGAATTATTCCGGAAGCACCCGATAGTAATCATGGCCGGCGGCTCCGGATTGTACCTGGATGCCGTTTGTGAAGGCATCGATCAGTTGCCCGAACCAGACGCCGCTTTGCGCGAGAGAATCAACGAGATTTATCGAAGCCAGGGACTTGTTGGTTTGCAGCAACGCTTGCAACAACTCGATCCGGAGTATTACGAAATTGTCGATCGCAACAATCCCAACCGACTCAAGCGTGCGATAGAAGTATGCCTCCAAACAGGAGCCACTTACACGTCGCTGCGAGTGAAAAAAGTACAACCGAGATCTTTTAATATTATAAAAATCGGATTAAATCTGCCGCGTGCTGAATTGTTCGACAACATCCACCGCCGCACCGATGCTATGATAAGCAGCGGCTTGGTGGAAGAAGTGCGGAGTCTGCTGCCACACCGCCATCTCAATGCTTTGAACACCGTTGGGTACAAAGAGATATTTGCCTTTCTTGATGGTAAAATGACGCTCGGAGAGGCCATCGATAAGATAAAAACCAACACGCGTCGCTATGCCAAACGCCAGCTCACCTGGTTTCAGCGCGACACTGCCATCACCTGGTTTCATCCCGACAAGGTGGAGGAGATGATAAAATTTGTGGAAGGGAAAACCCAAAACATCCAGGAAATATAA
- a CDS encoding HD domain-containing protein has product MFVFPFIVKSQLRHPVFELVSDTAHQMNLPAYVVGGFVRDLLLGNPGKDIDIVVVGQGIELAQAVGREIGNEHVQVFKNYGTAMLHYHDYQIEFVGARRESYQRTSRNPIVEDGTLEDDQQRRDFTINAMSISLNKDDYGRLIDPFDGAGDLERKIIRTPRNPDITYSDDPLRMLRAIRFATRLGFTIEKKSFDAIARNAHRISIISQERITDELNKIIIADKPSTGFKLLFDTGLLQLIFPEMVLLQGAEYKENKGHKDNFYHTLVVLDNVAAESDNLWLRWAAILHDIGKPRTKRWADGTGWTFHGHDFVGAKMVPAIFRRLKLPAGEKLKYVKKLVLLHLRPIVLSEELVTDSAIRRLLFDAGDDIDDLMTLCEADMSSKIPEKIKRYRKNFELVRQKLLEIEEKDRLRNWQPPISGEFIMETFGIPPGRIVGEIKTAIREAILDGRIDNNFDEGRQMMLQIGLSHGLKPVIKNN; this is encoded by the coding sequence ATTTTCGTATTTCCTTTTATAGTGAAGTCACAGCTAAGACATCCTGTTTTTGAACTTGTATCGGACACAGCGCACCAAATGAACCTGCCGGCTTATGTGGTGGGTGGGTTTGTTCGCGATCTTTTGTTGGGCAATCCCGGCAAGGATATCGACATTGTGGTGGTGGGTCAGGGTATCGAATTGGCGCAGGCCGTAGGTCGCGAGATTGGGAACGAACATGTGCAGGTTTTCAAAAATTACGGTACCGCCATGTTGCATTATCACGATTATCAGATCGAATTTGTGGGTGCCAGGCGTGAATCTTATCAGCGTACCTCACGCAATCCGATTGTGGAGGATGGCACTTTGGAAGATGACCAGCAGCGGCGCGATTTCACCATCAACGCCATGAGCATCAGTCTCAACAAAGATGATTATGGCCGTCTCATCGATCCTTTTGATGGTGCCGGCGACCTCGAAAGAAAGATTATCCGCACCCCGCGCAACCCCGACATCACCTATTCCGATGATCCGTTGCGTATGCTGCGCGCCATCCGTTTTGCAACGCGACTGGGTTTCACAATCGAAAAGAAAAGCTTCGATGCCATCGCACGCAATGCACACCGCATTAGTATCATCTCGCAGGAGCGCATCACCGACGAGCTTAACAAGATTATAATTGCTGACAAACCTTCGACGGGTTTCAAATTGCTCTTCGATACAGGTTTGTTGCAACTGATTTTTCCGGAGATGGTCTTACTTCAGGGCGCCGAATACAAAGAGAATAAGGGGCATAAAGATAACTTCTATCATACGCTGGTGGTTTTGGATAATGTGGCAGCGGAATCGGACAATCTGTGGTTGCGGTGGGCTGCCATCCTGCACGACATCGGCAAGCCGCGCACCAAGCGTTGGGCCGATGGAACAGGCTGGACCTTTCACGGACACGATTTTGTGGGCGCTAAAATGGTGCCCGCCATTTTCAGACGTCTGAAATTGCCTGCCGGCGAGAAACTCAAATATGTAAAAAAACTGGTGCTGCTTCATCTGCGCCCCATCGTGCTTTCGGAAGAGCTGGTCACTGATTCGGCTATCCGCCGCCTGCTCTTCGATGCCGGCGACGACATCGACGATCTTATGACTTTGTGCGAGGCCGATATGTCGTCGAAGATACCGGAGAAAATTAAGCGGTACCGCAAAAATTTTGAGCTGGTGCGCCAAAAGCTGCTGGAGATAGAAGAAAAAGACCGCCTGCGCAACTGGCAGCCCCCCATCAGCGGCGAGTTTATCATGGAAACTTTTGGCATTCCACCCGGAAGAATTGTGGGCGAGATAAAAACCGCCATCCGCGAAGCCATTCTCGATGGCCGAATCGACAATAATTTTGACGAAGGCAGGCAGATGATGCTGCAAATTGGTCTTTCGCATGGATTGAAGCCCGTGATAAAAAACAATTAA
- a CDS encoding ATP-dependent 6-phosphofructokinase, with protein sequence MKRCLIVTGGGDCPGLNAVIRAIVKRASTEKQWEIIGSIEAFNGILREPTEIVILDEEKVAGIHYRGGTILQTTNKGGPFAWPIKNNDGTWTTVDRSEEMLRKLQYLGVEAVINIGGDGSQKISQQLFDMGLNIIGVPKTIDNDLSATDSTFGFQTAVQVATEGVDKLVTTAASHNRVMILEVMGRYAGWIALNAAVAGGAEICILPEFPYDIKKVLKNVNDRFERDRGFVNIVISEGARAIGSDYSTLSQKEIGYENRRLGGVANVLMNQLKEAGCTHSIRTTVLGHLQRGGVPIAYDRVLATQFGVKAFEMVLDGEFGRMVSYRHPYITSASLAEALLQPNLVDNETALMKTARGIGISFGD encoded by the coding sequence ATGAAAAGATGTTTGATAGTAACTGGTGGCGGCGACTGCCCCGGATTGAATGCAGTAATAAGAGCCATTGTAAAACGTGCTTCTACCGAAAAACAGTGGGAGATTATTGGAAGCATCGAGGCTTTCAACGGGATTTTGCGTGAGCCTACCGAGATAGTAATTCTCGACGAGGAGAAAGTGGCCGGCATTCACTATCGGGGTGGCACAATTTTGCAAACTACCAACAAAGGCGGCCCTTTTGCCTGGCCCATAAAAAACAACGACGGAACCTGGACTACTGTCGATCGCTCCGAAGAGATGCTGCGAAAGCTCCAATATCTTGGCGTGGAAGCAGTGATCAATATTGGTGGCGATGGTTCTCAGAAAATTTCGCAGCAACTTTTCGATATGGGGCTCAACATAATTGGTGTGCCCAAAACGATTGACAATGATCTCTCTGCCACCGATTCGACGTTTGGTTTTCAAACAGCCGTGCAGGTTGCCACCGAGGGCGTCGATAAATTGGTGACCACCGCAGCCAGCCACAACCGCGTGATGATTCTCGAAGTGATGGGGCGGTATGCCGGATGGATAGCTTTGAATGCTGCTGTTGCCGGAGGTGCAGAGATATGTATCCTGCCTGAGTTTCCATATGATATTAAAAAAGTGCTCAAGAACGTAAACGATCGTTTTGAGCGCGACCGTGGTTTTGTTAACATCGTCATTTCCGAGGGTGCCCGTGCCATTGGCAGCGACTATTCCACCCTGAGCCAAAAGGAGATTGGCTACGAAAACCGTCGACTTGGAGGCGTTGCCAACGTGCTGATGAACCAACTCAAAGAGGCCGGTTGCACTCACAGCATTCGCACTACCGTGCTCGGTCACTTGCAGCGCGGAGGCGTCCCCATAGCTTACGACCGTGTACTCGCTACCCAGTTTGGTGTGAAGGCTTTTGAGATGGTTCTCGATGGCGAGTTTGGGCGCATGGTCTCTTACCGGCATCCATACATTACCAGTGCTTCGCTGGCAGAGGCTCTGCTGCAGCCCAACCTGGTGGATAACGAAACCGCACTGATGAAAACAGCCCGTGGCATCGGCATAAGCTTTGGCGATTAA
- a CDS encoding bifunctional lysine ketoglutarate reductase /saccharopine dehydrogenase family protein: MNKKVGIRHEDKYLMERRVAIPPPEVEILTRAGMEVFVESSPKRIFKDSEFEEAGATVTKSLKDAPVIFGVKEMPLDYFEEGKTYVLFSHVIKGQPYNMPMLKRMMEKKCSLIDYETITDDNGRRLIFFGYYAGLAGMINSLWSLGERLRVQGTDNRFTRIQQSHHYHSLEEAQKAIKEVGDMIRKEGLPKKLTPMVLGITGYGNVSKGVQEMADLLPIKEITPAQLLTLEKSGDYSDKLIYKVVFKEEDISAPIDENKKFDLKHYYGHPEEYRNQFEKYAPHITLLMNCMYWNDRYPRLLTKDFTETLYKQGKMKLQVIGDVSCDPDGSIEFTHKGTEIEDPVFVYDPVSRQATMGFEGDGILVMAVDILPSELPRESSLGFGKALREFVPAIVRADYNASFEKLDLPAPIKRALILQNGKFTPDYEYLQKHV; encoded by the coding sequence ATGAATAAAAAAGTAGGCATCAGACACGAGGACAAATATTTAATGGAACGTCGGGTAGCTATCCCCCCCCCAGAGGTCGAAATTCTTACCCGGGCCGGAATGGAAGTTTTTGTGGAAAGTTCACCGAAACGCATTTTTAAGGACTCGGAATTTGAAGAGGCGGGAGCCACCGTAACGAAAAGTTTAAAAGATGCTCCGGTTATTTTTGGTGTAAAAGAGATGCCGTTGGATTATTTTGAAGAAGGGAAAACTTACGTCTTATTCTCCCACGTCATCAAGGGGCAGCCCTACAACATGCCCATGCTGAAACGTATGATGGAGAAAAAATGCAGCCTGATCGATTACGAAACAATTACTGACGACAATGGCCGGCGGCTGATCTTCTTCGGGTATTATGCCGGTCTTGCCGGAATGATCAATTCGTTGTGGTCGCTGGGCGAGCGTCTCAGAGTGCAGGGTACCGACAATCGCTTTACGCGGATACAGCAGTCGCACCACTACCACTCGCTGGAGGAAGCCCAAAAAGCTATCAAAGAAGTTGGCGACATGATTCGTAAAGAAGGTCTTCCCAAAAAACTCACCCCGATGGTATTGGGCATCACTGGTTATGGCAACGTGAGCAAAGGCGTTCAGGAAATGGCCGACCTGCTGCCCATCAAAGAAATCACGCCTGCTCAGCTACTGACACTCGAAAAGTCGGGTGACTATTCCGACAAATTGATTTATAAAGTGGTTTTTAAAGAAGAAGACATTTCGGCTCCGATTGATGAAAACAAAAAATTCGATCTGAAGCACTATTACGGTCATCCTGAAGAATATCGCAACCAGTTTGAAAAATACGCTCCCCACATCACTTTGTTGATGAACTGCATGTATTGGAACGACCGCTACCCGCGATTACTCACCAAAGATTTCACCGAAACGCTTTACAAACAAGGCAAGATGAAACTGCAGGTAATCGGCGATGTGAGCTGCGACCCCGATGGCTCGATAGAATTCACACACAAAGGAACTGAGATAGAAGATCCTGTATTCGTTTACGATCCTGTGTCGCGCCAAGCTACCATGGGTTTTGAGGGCGACGGAATCCTGGTGATGGCTGTCGATATTCTGCCCAGCGAGCTGCCACGTGAGTCGTCGCTCGGTTTCGGAAAAGCTTTGCGCGAATTTGTGCCCGCCATCGTGCGTGCCGACTACAACGCCAGCTTCGAAAAGCTCGACCTGCCCGCTCCAATAAAACGCGCGCTCATCCTGCAAAACGGAAAATTTACTCCCGATTACGAATACCTTCAGAAACACGTGTAA
- a CDS encoding saccharopine dehydrogenase C-terminal domain-containing protein has protein sequence MKNILMIGAGLSASTLIKYLLDHAEQHDWHITLGDKDIDAAERKINKHPHGKAIFFDVNDRRQSWDEISRADLVVSMLPAFMHSLLATDCVKQGKPMVTASYVSPEIRALDAAAKEAGVLLLNEVGVDPGIDHMSAMHVLDKLRDQGAEMTEFRSYCGGLPAPQSDNNPWNYKFTWAPRNVILAGQCTAQAIVDGKHQFIPYHQLFRRTRRVEVLNYGEFEAYLNRDSLKYRSVYGLDDIPTLVRGTLRRPGYSQAWDIFVQLGLTDDTVTIENSENMTYLDFLNAFIESDPCFTPEENLAFYTGIDINSNEMYRLRWLGFFDNKKKIGLKRATPAQILQKLLAEKWAFLPNDRDMLVMQHQFGYKLKGEQRHMLSSLIVEGDDHVHTAMAKTVGLPMGISVKLILTGKLKLSGVHIPITKEIYAPILKELEEHGVRFIEEEVPVEN, from the coding sequence ATGAAAAATATTTTGATGATCGGCGCCGGTCTTTCCGCATCTACACTGATCAAGTATCTGCTCGACCATGCCGAACAACACGATTGGCACATCACTCTTGGCGACAAAGACATCGACGCTGCTGAGCGCAAAATCAACAAACACCCACACGGCAAGGCCATCTTTTTCGATGTAAACGACCGCCGCCAAAGCTGGGACGAAATTAGCCGTGCTGATCTGGTAGTATCGATGCTTCCGGCGTTCATGCACAGCCTCCTGGCTACCGATTGCGTAAAGCAAGGCAAACCCATGGTTACGGCATCTTATGTATCACCCGAAATTCGGGCACTCGACGCCGCAGCCAAAGAAGCTGGTGTTTTGTTGCTCAATGAAGTAGGTGTCGATCCTGGCATCGACCATATGTCGGCCATGCACGTGCTTGACAAACTAAGAGATCAGGGTGCCGAGATGACGGAGTTTCGCTCCTATTGTGGTGGCCTGCCAGCTCCGCAATCGGACAACAATCCGTGGAATTATAAATTTACCTGGGCACCGCGTAACGTAATCCTCGCCGGCCAGTGCACGGCACAAGCCATTGTTGATGGAAAGCATCAATTCATTCCTTACCATCAGCTCTTCCGCCGCACTCGCCGCGTGGAAGTGCTCAACTATGGCGAATTTGAAGCTTACCTCAACCGCGACTCACTGAAATATCGCAGCGTTTACGGCCTCGACGATATTCCTACTTTGGTGCGTGGAACACTGCGCCGACCCGGCTATTCGCAAGCCTGGGATATTTTTGTGCAACTTGGCCTGACCGATGATACCGTGACTATCGAAAATTCAGAAAACATGACCTATCTGGACTTCCTGAATGCCTTCATCGAATCAGACCCTTGCTTCACTCCCGAGGAAAACCTGGCATTTTACACCGGCATCGACATCAACTCAAACGAGATGTATCGCCTAAGGTGGCTGGGCTTTTTTGACAACAAAAAGAAAATTGGCTTAAAACGGGCCACGCCTGCACAGATATTGCAAAAACTGCTTGCCGAAAAATGGGCATTCCTTCCTAACGATCGAGACATGCTCGTAATGCAGCACCAGTTTGGCTACAAGCTGAAAGGGGAACAACGACACATGCTCTCCTCATTGATTGTGGAAGGCGATGACCATGTACATACTGCTATGGCAAAAACCGTGGGGCTTCCCATGGGCATTTCAGTTAAACTAATACTTACCGGAAAACTCAAACTCAGCGGCGTTCATATCCCTATTACAAAAGAGATATACGCACCCATTCTCAAGGAACTCGAAGAGCATGGTGTTCGCTTCATCGAAGAGGAAGTGCCGGTTGAAAATTAA
- a CDS encoding arginine deiminase family protein, with amino-acid sequence MKENFNVNINSEVGDLEAVIIHTVGREVENMTPENAERALYSDILSLSVARQEYMQLSGVLSKVCKVFEVEDLLVSVLGNDQVKNDLIAKACPNCSDQRVLTFLDSLSPTALAQHLIEGVEVRRDSLSRYLNPQRFVVRPLHNFFFTRDASVSIGNDVLIASMASPVRERESQIMEAIFDYYPDFNTNTFSAAKSGSKNKLLSIEGGDVLIAREDVTLIGIGSRTTSEGVDVIIEKMKEKESVHHIIVQELPHEGESFIHLDMVFTFLSQNECMVYEPVVMLPNRYKTIYIKIDKRKVTISEEKNILECLSRLGIDLQPIYCGGTADKWTQEREQWHSGANFFAMGPGKVIGYNRNEATVEQLNKHNYEVIKAEDVIDGIIDLKDHKKYVVTIDGSELSRGGGGARCMTMPLRRKKL; translated from the coding sequence ATGAAAGAGAATTTTAATGTAAATATCAATAGCGAAGTTGGCGATCTTGAAGCCGTCATCATCCACACAGTTGGCCGCGAGGTAGAGAACATGACGCCCGAAAATGCAGAACGTGCCTTGTACAGCGACATCCTGAGCCTGTCGGTGGCGCGGCAGGAATACATGCAGCTAAGTGGTGTGCTCAGCAAAGTGTGCAAAGTTTTTGAGGTGGAAGATTTGCTTGTTTCGGTTCTGGGCAACGATCAAGTTAAAAATGACTTGATAGCGAAAGCCTGCCCCAATTGTAGCGACCAGCGCGTGTTGACGTTCCTTGATTCGCTCTCGCCAACGGCTCTGGCGCAACACCTGATTGAAGGCGTTGAAGTGCGCCGCGACAGTCTTTCACGTTACCTGAACCCACAGCGATTTGTTGTCAGGCCTTTGCATAACTTCTTCTTCACCCGCGACGCCTCGGTTTCTATAGGAAACGACGTGCTCATCGCAAGCATGGCCAGCCCTGTACGCGAACGCGAGTCACAAATTATGGAGGCCATTTTCGATTACTATCCCGACTTTAATACCAACACCTTTTCCGCTGCCAAAAGCGGCAGCAAGAATAAGTTGCTAAGTATCGAAGGCGGCGACGTACTCATAGCACGCGAAGACGTAACCCTGATAGGAATAGGCTCGCGCACCACGTCCGAAGGTGTGGATGTGATCATTGAGAAAATGAAAGAGAAAGAGAGCGTACACCACATCATCGTCCAGGAACTTCCTCACGAAGGAGAGTCGTTCATCCACCTCGACATGGTCTTTACATTTCTAAGTCAAAACGAGTGCATGGTTTACGAACCAGTGGTGATGCTACCAAATCGTTATAAAACCATTTACATTAAGATCGACAAACGCAAGGTAACCATCAGCGAAGAGAAGAACATTCTCGAATGTCTCTCCCGGCTGGGCATCGACCTGCAGCCCATCTATTGCGGCGGTACTGCCGACAAATGGACCCAGGAACGCGAGCAATGGCACAGCGGCGCCAACTTTTTTGCAATGGGGCCTGGCAAAGTTATCGGATACAATCGCAATGAAGCTACCGTGGAACAACTCAACAAACATAACTATGAGGTAATTAAGGCCGAAGATGTGATCGATGGGATAATCGACCTGAAGGATCACAAAAAATATGTCGTCACCATCGACGGCTCGGAGCTATCGCGCGGTGGCGGCGGCGCTCGCTGTATGACCATGCCACTGCGACGCAAGAAACTTTAA